GCGCCGACGTCGACGTGGGATCGAGCCCGATCGCGGCGTGGTAGTATGGCTCGAGCTGCAGGTTGTACACCCGGTCGGGCTCGCCTTCGGACGTCTTCCCGTGTCCGCACACGATGGCGGTGTCGACCTCGCCCGTCTGCAGCTTCACCCACGCGTAATAGGCGGCGAAGCTGCCGTCCATCTCCAAATGCAGGTCCTGCCGCGGCGGCCACGAGCCCATGACGTCGAGCGCGGCGACGAAGCCGAACGGACGGCCGTCGGCGTAGTCGGTCGAGGCGGAAACCTGGTAGTCGATGTCGTCGCGCGTGACCCCGACCTGGTCGAGCGCCTCGCGGACGACGGGATAGAGCATCTCGGTCGACATGCGGTGCTCGTCGCGCGCGACGGTCGGCATCTGGGCGAAGCCGACGATGGCGATGTTGCGCAGCTTCTGGCTCATAGGCGGTGGATGAACGAGGCGAGCGGCGCGTCGGGCTCGCCCGTCGGCCGGAAGTAGAGGATGTCCTCGTGGTTGCCCTGGCGCTCGGCGTCGGGCTTCCAGACCGCCTCGACGCGCATGCCCATGCGTACGTCCTCGGGCTTGCACTGCTGGATCGCCGCGAAGATCGAGATGTCCGCGCCGTCGAGCGCCACCGACGCGGCGACGTACGGCAGCTCGATGTCGCGCCCGATGACGGGGATGTTGACGACGCAGAAGGTCGTGACGACGCCCCTGTCCGCGACCTCGACGAACTCGGTGCACGGCGCGAAGCTCGCGGGCGAGTTCACGATCGGCGGAATGAAGACCTTGCCGGTCTTCGAGCACTTCGAGCCGAGGATCTTCTTGTCCTTGAAGGCACGGAGCTGCTTCGCGCGATAGTCCCCGGCGACGTAGTGGTACGGCAGCCGCACGTGCGAGTCGACGTACTTGACGGGTTCCTTCGGGGGTTCGTTCATCTGTGACCTCGGGATCGTGATTCAGGCGACGCGGAAGCGCGCGATGTCGCGGATGGTGCCGGTACGCTCGTCGTCGGCGGCCCACACCGCTTCGACGCGCGAGCCGACCTTCACGCGCTCGTGCCCCTCGGTGACGACGTGGGCGAGCGCGGTGTCGGCGCCGTCGAGCTTCACGAGCACGAAGGCGAAGGGCGTCGTGGACGGATGGAGGTCCGCCAGCGGCTTCGCGACGATCGCGACGGCGGTGACGGTGCCGGTCGGCTTCACCTCGACCCACTCGCCGCCGGCCGAGGCGTCGACCTCTG
The sequence above is drawn from the Candidatus Eisenbacteria bacterium genome and encodes:
- a CDS encoding Zn-ribbon domain-containing OB-fold protein, with the translated sequence MNEPPKEPVKYVDSHVRLPYHYVAGDYRAKQLRAFKDKKILGSKCSKTGKVFIPPIVNSPASFAPCTEFVEVADRGVVTTFCVVNIPVIGRDIELPYVAASVALDGADISIFAAIQQCKPEDVRMGMRVEAVWKPDAERQGNHEDILYFRPTGEPDAPLASFIHRL
- a CDS encoding OB-fold domain-containing protein; this translates as MRAEVTMEFPYKHSTGETIGRFLAGLKEQKKIWGQRVTGQGVVVPPLGYSEVDASAGGEWVEVKPTGTVTAVAIVAKPLADLHPSTTPFAFVLVKLDGADTALAHVVTEGHERVKVGSRVEAVWAADDERTGTIRDIARFRVA